The following coding sequences lie in one Arachis ipaensis cultivar K30076 chromosome B03, Araip1.1, whole genome shotgun sequence genomic window:
- the LOC107634770 gene encoding L-ascorbate oxidase homolog: MDRVIIYLLLACLFSWTISVVRSEDPYWYFTWKVTYGIASPLGVPQQVILINDQFPGPNINSTSNNNIVVNVFNNLDEPLLFHWSGVQQRKNSWQDGLPGTNCPIQPGANFTYKFQVKDQIGSYFYYPSLGLHRAAGGFGGLRINSRLLIPVPYPDPEDDYTVLIGDWFTKSHATLKKFLDGGRSLGRPEGVLINGQNAKGDGSDKPLFEMKEGKTYKYRVCNVGLKDTLNFRIQDHPMLLVEMEGSHTVQNTYDSLDVHVGMCFSVLVTADKKPRDYYMVASTRFSKTLITGKGIIRYSNGKGPASPEIPAAPIGWAWSLNQFKSFRWNLTASAARPNPQGSYHYGQINITRTIKLVNSVSRGSGKLLYGLNGVSHVDPETPIKLAEYFEIPDKVFKYNVISDNPSSVATTLTVQPNVLNITYRTFVEIVFENHEKSIQSYHLCGYSFFFVAIEPGMWTPEKRKSYNMLDTVSRNTVQVFPKSWAAILLTFDNAGVWNLRSEIAENRYLGQQLYISVLSPERSIRDEFNIPNNCLLCGAVKDLPKPPPYA, encoded by the exons ATGGATAGGGTAATAATATATTTGTTATTGGCATGTCTGTTTTCATGGACAATCTCGGTGGTACGAAGTGAAGATCCATATTGGTACTTTACATGGAAGGTTACTTATGGAATTGCTTCCCCATTAGGTGTTCCACAACAAGTGATTCTCATCAATGACCAATTTCCAGGACCAAATATCAATTCCACCAGCAACAATAACATCGTTGTTAATGTTTTCAACAATCTTGATGAGCCCTTGCTTTTTCATTG GTCCGGGGTGCAACAAAGAAAGAATTCATGGCAAGACGGTCTTCCAGGGACGAATTGCCCAATCCAACCAGGTGCCAACTTCACATACAAGTTTCAGGTGAAGGATCAGATAGGAAGCTACTTCTACTACCCCAGCCTCGGCCTCCACAGGGCAGCCGGAGGATTCGGCGGCCTCCGCATAAACAGCCGCCTACTCATCCCCGTCCCATACCCAGATCCGGAGGACGACTACACTGTCCTCATTGGCGACTGGTTCACAAAGAGCCACGCAACCCTCAAGAAATTTCTAGATGGCGGCCGCTCCCTGGGGCGGCCGGAAGGGGTGCTCATCAACGGCCAGAACGCCAAAGGCGACGGCTCCGACAAGCCCCTCTTCGAAATGAAAGAAGGGAAGACTTACAAGTACAGAGTCTGCAACGTTGGCCTCAAGGACACCCTCAACTTCAGGATCCAAGACCACCCTATGCTGCTCGTCGAGATGGAAGGTTCTCACACCGTTCAGAACACATACGATTCCCTCGACGTCCACGTCGGAATGTGCTTCAGTGTTCTCGTAACTGCCGACAAGAAACCCAGGGATTATTACATGGTTGCTTCAACTAGGTTTAGCAAAACCCTAATTACTGGAAAAGGGATCATAAGGTACAGCAACGGAAAAGGTCCAGCTTCACCTGAAATTCCAGCAGCACCGATTGGTTGGGCTTGGTCGCTGAACCAATTCAAGTCCTTCAGATGGAACCTTACCGCCAGCGCTGCAAGGCCTAATCCTCAGGGAAGTTACCACTACGGTCAGATCAACATTACCCGAACCATTAAGCTCGTTAATTCGGTTAGTAGGGGCAGTGGGAAGCTCCTTTATGGACTCAACGGTGTTTCACATGTTGACCCGGAAACACCCATCAAGCTTGCTGAGTACTTTGAAATCCCTGACAAGGTCTTCAAGTACAATGTCATCTCCGATAACCCTAGCAGCGTCGCAACCACCCTCACCGTACAACCCAATGTGCTTAACATCACGTACCGCACCTTTGTTGAGATCGTCTTTGAGAACCATGAGAAGAGCATCCAGTCATATCATCTTTGCggctattctttcttctttgtcgC CATAGAGCCAGGGATGTGGACGCCAGAGAAGAGGAAGAGCTATAACATGCTTGATACGGTGAGCAGGAACACAGTACAGGTGTTCCCAAAGTCATGGGCGGCGATACTGCTGACATTCGACAATGCCGGAGTATGGAACTTGAGGTCGGAGATAGCTGAGAACCGCTACTTAGGACAACAACTATACATAAGCGTTTTGTCCCCTGAACGTTCAATCAGGGATGAGTTCAACATTCCAAATAATTGCTTGCTTTGTGGCGCCGTCAAGGATTTGCCAAAGCCACCACCATACGCCTAA